One Candidatus Binatia bacterium DNA window includes the following coding sequences:
- a CDS encoding VOC family protein: protein MFSHIMVGSNDLDASKKFYDAVLGTLGLGPGITDDKGRFFYLSPHGVFAVTKPIDGKPATAANGGTIGFSVNDPATVDAWHAAGVANGGTTCEDPPGVREGGLGKMYLAYLRDPAGNKLCALHRMA from the coding sequence ATGTTCAGCCACATTATGGTCGGGAGCAACGACCTCGACGCCTCGAAGAAGTTCTACGACGCCGTGCTGGGCACGCTCGGCCTGGGCCCTGGCATCACCGATGACAAAGGACGGTTCTTCTATCTCTCGCCGCACGGCGTGTTCGCGGTGACCAAGCCGATCGACGGCAAGCCGGCCACGGCAGCCAACGGTGGCACCATCGGCTTTAGCGTCAACGACCCGGCCACGGTGGACGCCTGGCACGCCGCCGGGGTCGCCAACGGCGGTACGACCTGCGAGGACCCTCCGGGGGTGCGCGAAGGCGGGCTCGGCAAGATGTACCTTGCCTACCTCCGCGACCCGGCCGGCAACAAGCTCTGCGCGCTGCACCGCATGGCCTGA